Proteins encoded by one window of Vitis riparia cultivar Riparia Gloire de Montpellier isolate 1030 chromosome 11, EGFV_Vit.rip_1.0, whole genome shotgun sequence:
- the LOC117924974 gene encoding probable GMP synthase [glutamine-hydrolyzing] codes for MSGGPRVRSMNVADSEVRPVLGPAGNKTMRSLSGRKPATKPLRKAEKATKDDEEIKALPSSNGAASSPPSHSVSVPLVLRRQEQLLHSNLSLNASCSSDASTDSFHSRASTGRITRSSSTARRRSYASKPKVIVSDGVSESPPDGLKAKRRCAWVTPNTDLSYIAFHDEEWGVPVHDDKKLFELLVLSGALAELTWPTILSKRHIFREVFADFDPIAVAKLNEKKLMAPGSIASSLISELKLRGIIENARQMSKVIDEFGSFDEYIWSFVNHKPIVSRFRYPRHVPVKTPKADVISKDLVRRGFRSVGPTVIYSFMQVAGITNDHLISCFRFQDCVTAAEVKEEEITTGAAEEKKSNVIESELSRAIDELSFSSE; via the exons ATGTCAGGAGGTCCCAGAGTGAGGTCAATGAATGTAGCTGATTCAGAGGTGAGGCCAGTCCTTGGACCTGCTGGAAACAAGACGATGAGGTCGTTGAGTGGTCGGAAACCTGCAACAAAGCCTCTAAGGAAGGCAGAGAAAGCAACCAAAGATGATGAAGAGATAAAAGCCCTTCCATCATCTAATGGGGCTGCATCATCTCCACCATCACATTCTGTTAGTGTTCCATTGGTGCTTCGTCGGCAGGAGCAGTTGTTGCATTCTAATTTATCACTCAATGCCTCATGTTCATCTGACGCCTCTACAGATTCGTTTCATAGTCGAGCATCTACTGGTAGGATCACTCGATCAAGTAGTACAGCACGGAGGAGGTCATACGCCTCCAAGCCAAAAGTCATTGTTTCTGATGGTGTGTCTGAATCGCCACCTGATGGTCTGAAAGCCAAAAGGAGGTGTGCATGGGTGACACCAAATACTG ACTTGTCTTACATTGCTTTCCATGATGAAGAATGGGGAGTTCCAGTTCATGATGACAA GAAATTGTTTGAGCTTCTTGTCCTTTCTGGTGCCTTGGCTGAACTCACATGGCCTACCATTCTCAGCAAGAGGCACATTTT cagGGAAGTCTTTGCGGATTTTGATCCAATTGCTGTTGCAAAATTGAACGAGAAGAAGTTAATGGCACCAGGAAGCATTGCTAGCTCTCTAATATCAGAGCTTAAGTTGCGTGGCATCATTGAGAATGCACGACAAATGTCCAAG GTCATAGATGAGTTTGGGTCGTTTGATGAGTATATATGGAGCTTTGTGAATCACAAGCCAATAGTTAGCAGGTTCCGGTATCCTCGCCATGTTCCAGTGAAGACTCCAAAAGCAGATGTCATAAGCAAGGACCTTGTGAGAAGAGGTTTCCGGAGTGTGGGGCCTACAGTCATCTACTCATTCATGCAGGTGGCAGGAATAACTAACGATCATCTTATCAGTTGCTTCAGATTCCAGGACTGTGTGACCGCTGCGGAAGTCAAGGAAGAGGAAATCACTACTGGAGCAGCTGAAGAGAAGAAAAGCAATGTGATTGAATCAGAATTGTCCAGAGCTATCGATGAACTGAGTTTTTCATCAGAATGA
- the LOC117924762 gene encoding ABC transporter I family member 1-like, whose product MASCANRISALTEGEALSLTLAASSGCDCLEEFAGGDSYLILQIVHRLGWIWLFRTIKEKKESLPAVELIGLGRLAKEKARRLSMGQRKRVQLARLLALNRPIWLLDEPSVALDDEGVKSCGSIIAEHRKKVGVVIVATHLPI is encoded by the exons ATGGCCAGTTGTGCCAACAGGATCTCTGCCCTAACCGAGGGTGAGGCATTAAGTCTGACGCTGGCTGCTTCTTCGGGCTGCGACTGCTTAGAG GAATTTGCTGGTGGTGATTCCTACTTGATCCTGCAGATTGTTCATCGATTGGGATGGATTTGGTTGTTCAGAACTATA aaggaaaagaaggaaagCCTGCCTGCAGTGGAGCTAATTGGGTTGGGACGATTGGCGAAAGAGAAGGCACGAAGGCTGTCAATGGGTCAGCGAAAAAGGGTTCAGCTTGCTAGGTTGCTGGCACTGAATAGGCCAATTTGGTTGCTGGATGAGCCATCAGTGGCATTGGATGATGAAGGGGTGAAGAGTTGCGGGAGTATAATTGCAGAGCATAGAAAGAAAGTGGGGGTTGTGATCGTGGCAACTCATTTGCCAATCTAG